The following are encoded in a window of Methylicorpusculum oleiharenae genomic DNA:
- a CDS encoding alanine/glycine:cation symporter family protein, which translates to MNVFHDWLNQLSVFVWGPATMALLLGMGVYLTLGLKAFTWLNTPHAFVSLWRGRKSEQEGDITPYQALMTALSATIGTGNIAGVATAIYMGGPGAVFWMWMTALFGMSTKYAESLLAVKYRETDHLGKHVGGPMYYIKNGLGKRWYWLAPLFATFGTLASFGIGNMVQANSVAGALSLQFHLSNEVTAVMLTILTAFVILGGITRIAEVAEKLVPFMAIGYVSGSLLVIGINIESVPAAFMTIIHSAFNPMAATGGFAGVGVWAAVRYGVARGIFSNEAGLGSAPIAHAAAKTHNPVQQGTIAMLGTFIDTLVICTMTALVIVITDSWDSGENGAALTALAFNSALPGWGGYIVAFGIVIFAFTTLVGWSYYGERCAEFLFGIKVILPFRILWICAVPLGAMGKLSTIWLLADIMNGLMAIPNLIALALLSPVVFRLTSDYRINS; encoded by the coding sequence ATGAATGTCTTTCATGATTGGCTTAATCAACTCAGTGTTTTTGTTTGGGGGCCTGCTACGATGGCTCTTTTGCTGGGTATGGGTGTTTACCTGACATTGGGGCTTAAAGCCTTTACCTGGCTGAACACCCCGCATGCGTTCGTTTCGCTTTGGAGAGGAAGAAAATCCGAGCAGGAAGGTGATATCACGCCTTATCAAGCCCTCATGACGGCTTTATCCGCCACCATAGGCACAGGAAACATCGCGGGTGTTGCAACCGCTATCTACATGGGTGGTCCTGGTGCAGTTTTCTGGATGTGGATGACCGCTTTGTTTGGAATGTCTACCAAGTATGCAGAGTCGTTGCTGGCCGTTAAGTATAGAGAGACCGATCATTTGGGCAAGCATGTAGGCGGTCCTATGTACTACATCAAGAATGGATTGGGAAAACGATGGTATTGGTTAGCTCCGTTATTTGCGACATTCGGTACTTTGGCTTCGTTTGGAATAGGGAATATGGTTCAGGCAAATTCAGTTGCCGGTGCGCTGTCACTTCAGTTTCACCTCTCAAATGAAGTAACAGCGGTGATGCTGACCATTCTGACCGCATTTGTGATTTTGGGAGGAATTACCCGGATTGCCGAAGTGGCCGAAAAATTAGTTCCTTTCATGGCGATTGGCTATGTTTCAGGTTCACTCCTGGTTATCGGCATCAATATTGAGTCCGTGCCAGCCGCATTTATGACGATAATACACAGCGCATTTAATCCAATGGCTGCGACAGGCGGCTTTGCCGGTGTGGGCGTATGGGCGGCAGTACGATATGGCGTAGCAAGAGGCATTTTTTCCAATGAAGCAGGGCTTGGAAGTGCGCCTATTGCCCATGCAGCAGCCAAAACGCATAACCCTGTGCAGCAAGGGACAATTGCAATGCTGGGTACTTTTATAGATACGTTGGTTATCTGTACGATGACCGCATTGGTAATTGTCATTACTGATTCATGGGATAGCGGTGAGAATGGCGCGGCCTTAACGGCACTAGCTTTCAACAGTGCATTGCCGGGCTGGGGTGGCTATATTGTTGCTTTTGGAATCGTCATTTTTGCGTTTACAACTCTTGTAGGCTGGAGTTATTACGGCGAACGATGCGCCGAATTTTTGTTTGGGATCAAGGTAATTCTGCCGTTTCGTATTCTGTGGATTTGTGCCGTTCCCTTGGGTGCGATGGGAAAATTGAGTACGATATGGTTATTAGCCGATATCATGAACGGGTTGATGGCAATCCCCAATTTAATTGCCTTAGCGCTATTAAGCCCTGTTGTTTTTCGATTGACATCGGACTATCGCATCAACAGTTGA
- a CDS encoding NADPH-dependent FMN reductase, translated as MVKILAFSGSARKDSFNQKLVTLAAKGAEKAGGEVTVVNLADYPMPIFDQDFEAEQGMPETAKAFKKLLIEHDGFLIASPEYNSAFTPLLKNVLDWASRKEGDEQPLAAYRGKCAAIMSASPGALGGLRGLVFLRMLLANIGVVVLPGQYALTHASQAFSVNDQLSDEQINTTVLNLGAELVKYSSKLKAE; from the coding sequence ATGGTAAAAATTTTGGCGTTTTCGGGGAGTGCACGGAAAGATTCTTTTAATCAGAAATTAGTTACGTTGGCTGCGAAGGGAGCCGAAAAAGCGGGTGGGGAAGTTACCGTCGTCAATCTGGCTGATTATCCAATGCCGATTTTTGATCAGGATTTTGAAGCTGAACAAGGTATGCCTGAAACAGCCAAAGCATTTAAAAAACTTTTGATAGAACATGACGGTTTTTTAATAGCTTCGCCCGAATATAACAGTGCTTTTACACCTTTACTTAAAAATGTCCTGGATTGGGCTTCCCGAAAAGAGGGCGATGAGCAACCTTTGGCCGCTTATCGGGGTAAATGTGCAGCGATTATGTCAGCTTCGCCCGGTGCCTTAGGCGGGTTAAGAGGCTTGGTGTTTTTGAGAATGCTTTTAGCTAATATCGGAGTTGTAGTTTTACCCGGTCAATATGCTTTGACCCATGCCAGCCAAGCTTTTTCAGTTAATGATCAATTAAGCGATGAACAGATCAATACAACGGTTCTGAATTTGGGTGCAGAACTGGTTAAGTATTCATCAAAATTAAAAGCAGAATGA
- the oadA gene encoding sodium-extruding oxaloacetate decarboxylase subunit alpha, whose translation MNDHNTQSLGITEVVLRDAHQSLLATRLRIEDMLPICAKLDQIGFWSLETWGGATFDACIRYLGEDPWERLRLLKAAMPRTPQQMLLRGQNLLGYRHYADDVVDKFVERCAVNGIDVFRIFDAMNDMRNIKQAIKAVLTTDAHAQGTISYTVSPVHTQAMWVTQGKQIEDMGAHSVCIKDMAGLLTPYDAYDLVSQLKKNLSIPVHLHCHATTGLSVATLLKAAEAGVDNVDTAISSMSMTYGHSPTETIVAALSGQPRDTGLPIKPLEDIAAYFRDIRKKYAQFEGNLKGVDSRILVSQVPGGMLTNMESQLKEQGAAERFDEVLAEIPRVREDLGFLPLVTPTSQIVGSQAVINILTGERYKTITKESAGVLKGEYGAPPAPVNKVLQDRVLEGAIPITCRPADLLAPEMDKLIAEVKAKAQAEQVKLADNIEEDALINGMFAQIGWKFIANRGKPDAFEPAPSKASPKPVSASQPNATESYSVNVDGRNYNVVVAPGGAGLVIQQPAETQQTVVAPAAISTGEIVRAPMAGNILKINVGVGSVVKEGDVVVIMEAMKMETEVRVKNSGTVTGLNVKDGAAVAVGDALITL comes from the coding sequence ATGAATGATCATAATACTCAATCCTTAGGCATAACCGAAGTTGTTCTGAGAGACGCACACCAATCGCTTCTGGCGACTCGTCTGCGCATTGAAGATATGCTGCCTATTTGCGCCAAACTTGATCAGATTGGTTTCTGGTCATTGGAAACCTGGGGGGGCGCGACCTTTGATGCCTGCATACGTTATTTGGGTGAGGACCCCTGGGAGCGCCTTCGTTTACTGAAAGCGGCTATGCCCCGCACACCACAGCAAATGCTGTTAAGAGGTCAAAATTTACTCGGTTACCGGCATTATGCCGATGACGTTGTTGATAAGTTCGTAGAACGTTGCGCAGTCAATGGTATTGATGTATTCCGTATCTTTGATGCAATGAACGACATGAGGAATATCAAGCAAGCTATCAAAGCTGTTCTTACAACTGATGCACACGCACAAGGCACTATTTCCTATACCGTCAGCCCAGTTCACACACAAGCTATGTGGGTTACGCAAGGCAAACAAATAGAAGATATGGGGGCCCATTCGGTCTGCATCAAAGACATGGCTGGACTCCTAACACCTTATGATGCTTACGACTTAGTCAGCCAACTGAAAAAAAACCTGTCTATTCCTGTCCACTTGCATTGCCATGCCACGACCGGACTCAGTGTTGCAACCCTGCTAAAAGCGGCCGAAGCGGGAGTGGATAATGTCGACACCGCTATTTCATCGATGAGCATGACGTACGGTCACAGTCCAACAGAAACAATAGTCGCCGCCCTGTCCGGTCAACCGCGAGATACCGGCCTCCCCATCAAACCACTGGAAGATATTGCTGCCTATTTCCGTGACATCCGCAAAAAATATGCGCAATTTGAAGGTAACCTCAAAGGCGTAGACAGCCGCATTCTGGTCAGTCAGGTTCCAGGAGGCATGCTCACTAACATGGAAAGCCAGCTTAAAGAGCAAGGTGCTGCGGAACGCTTTGACGAGGTTCTTGCCGAAATTCCGCGTGTTAGAGAAGACCTTGGTTTTCTGCCTCTTGTAACGCCCACTTCACAGATTGTGGGCAGTCAGGCTGTTATTAATATCTTAACAGGGGAACGGTATAAAACTATCACCAAAGAATCAGCCGGTGTTTTAAAAGGTGAATATGGCGCCCCCCCAGCACCTGTCAACAAAGTGCTGCAAGATCGTGTGCTTGAGGGAGCCATACCTATAACGTGTCGGCCTGCTGATTTATTGGCGCCGGAAATGGATAAATTAATTGCTGAAGTTAAGGCCAAAGCCCAGGCTGAACAGGTCAAACTGGCTGATAACATTGAAGAAGATGCTTTAATTAACGGCATGTTTGCTCAAATCGGCTGGAAGTTTATTGCCAATCGGGGCAAACCCGATGCTTTTGAGCCGGCGCCCAGCAAAGCGTCACCTAAACCAGTATCGGCCAGTCAGCCCAATGCAACCGAAAGTTACTCTGTCAATGTTGACGGACGTAATTACAATGTTGTTGTAGCTCCCGGCGGAGCTGGACTTGTGATTCAACAGCCCGCCGAAACACAGCAAACAGTTGTGGCGCCAGCCGCAATTTCGACGGGCGAAATCGTCCGTGCGCCGATGGCGGGTAACATTTTGAAAATTAATGTGGGCGTGGGTAGTGTGGTTAAAGAAGGCGATGTTGTTGTAATCATGGAAGCCATGAAAATGGAAACCGAAGTTCGTGTTAAAAACAGCGGCACTGTGACTGGATTAAATGTCAAAGATGGCGCCGCCGTAGCGGTGGGTGATGCGTTGATTACTTTATAA
- a CDS encoding OadG family protein, with amino-acid sequence MNEMLESGVELMLIGMGIVFLFLALLVVAISVMSSLITRFFPEPLAVPPPIPSLAAKKKSIDSGVIAAISAAVHHYKKQHSQQ; translated from the coding sequence ATGAACGAAATGTTAGAGAGCGGCGTTGAACTAATGCTGATAGGCATGGGCATTGTATTCTTGTTCTTAGCGTTACTGGTGGTCGCAATCAGCGTAATGTCTTCACTTATTACCCGTTTTTTCCCAGAACCACTGGCCGTCCCTCCACCAATTCCAAGCCTTGCAGCCAAAAAAAAATCTATTGACTCGGGCGTGATAGCAGCAATTTCGGCTGCTGTTCATCACTATAAAAAACAGCACTCACAACAGTAA
- the msrB gene encoding peptide-methionine (R)-S-oxide reductase MsrB, which produces MTKQTNKTDEWQDKLTPEQFNVCWNKGTEPPFTGKYADCKKEGIYHCVCCGNALFDSAAKYDSGSGWPSFWDAISENSLDQITDNSHGMRRVEIICKNCGSHLGHVFNDGPEPTGLRYCINSASLDLQERS; this is translated from the coding sequence ATGACTAAACAAACAAATAAAACAGATGAATGGCAAGATAAATTAACCCCGGAACAATTTAATGTTTGCTGGAATAAAGGCACCGAACCCCCTTTTACCGGGAAATATGCAGACTGTAAAAAAGAGGGGATTTATCATTGTGTGTGCTGCGGAAATGCGCTTTTTGATTCTGCTGCCAAGTATGATTCGGGTTCCGGTTGGCCCAGCTTTTGGGATGCAATCTCGGAAAATAGCCTCGATCAAATCACCGATAACAGTCACGGGATGAGACGGGTAGAAATAATCTGTAAAAATTGTGGTTCGCACTTGGGGCATGTTTTTAATGACGGACCAGAACCAACGGGGTTGCGTTATTGCATTAATTCAGCATCGCTGGACTTGCAAGAAAGATCATGA
- a CDS encoding M18 family aminopeptidase: protein MNSKQRVQNLLDFIDVSPSPWHAVNTIQQKLLDCEFVRLNEHERWHLKQGGRYYVIRDDSSIILFVMGQKPLVETGFKIIGAHTDSPGLRLKPNPVMGVDNFVRIGVEVYGGPILATFTDRDLSLAGRISYRSDQGISTKLVDFTRPLLRLPNLAIHMNRTVNDDGLKLNKQLELPLLFSLVKDQITPQQQFLTTLAEQAEVDASAILSWELNVYDTQKGAFWGAEDEFYADSQLDNLASCHAGLTALLNDKVLQADATLVCAFFDHEEIGSSTSKGADGSFLSDILQRIGMTADERKGEEYQRALASSFMISADMAHAYQPNFPMAYEPDHKVLVNHGPVIKVNANHRYATNSVSEALFASWCEAVNVRYQKYAHRTDLPCGSTIGPLTSARLGINTVDVGNPMWAMHSLRESAGVEDHAAIIEVMKWFFLH from the coding sequence ATGAACAGTAAACAGAGAGTTCAAAATTTATTAGACTTTATCGATGTAAGTCCGAGTCCATGGCATGCTGTCAACACGATCCAGCAGAAGCTTCTGGATTGTGAGTTTGTCAGATTGAATGAACACGAACGCTGGCACTTAAAGCAGGGAGGCCGTTACTATGTGATACGCGACGACTCTTCGATCATCCTATTTGTGATGGGGCAAAAACCGCTGGTGGAAACCGGTTTCAAAATCATTGGCGCTCATACCGATTCGCCGGGATTGCGATTAAAACCCAATCCGGTGATGGGCGTAGATAATTTTGTCAGGATCGGCGTGGAAGTATATGGCGGACCGATTTTGGCCACCTTTACTGACAGAGATTTGAGCCTGGCCGGGAGGATTAGTTATCGATCCGACCAGGGGATATCAACCAAGCTGGTAGATTTTACGAGACCGTTGCTTCGGTTGCCTAATTTGGCGATTCATATGAACCGAACCGTCAATGATGATGGCTTGAAATTAAATAAGCAGCTTGAACTGCCGCTGTTATTTTCACTGGTTAAAGATCAAATAACGCCCCAGCAGCAATTTTTGACAACATTGGCTGAACAGGCTGAAGTAGATGCTTCTGCAATTTTGTCCTGGGAGTTGAATGTTTATGATACTCAAAAGGGAGCCTTTTGGGGCGCTGAAGACGAGTTTTATGCGGACAGTCAGCTGGATAATCTGGCATCCTGTCATGCTGGGCTCACGGCGCTGCTGAATGACAAAGTTTTACAAGCGGACGCCACCCTGGTTTGTGCATTTTTTGATCATGAGGAAATAGGCAGTTCCACTTCTAAAGGCGCTGATGGCAGTTTTCTGTCGGACATTCTGCAACGCATTGGGATGACGGCTGATGAGAGAAAAGGCGAGGAATATCAACGTGCTTTGGCAAGCAGCTTTATGATCAGCGCCGATATGGCTCATGCCTACCAGCCGAATTTTCCAATGGCTTATGAGCCGGATCATAAAGTATTGGTCAATCATGGACCGGTTATAAAAGTCAATGCAAATCATAGGTATGCAACTAACAGCGTTTCTGAGGCCCTGTTCGCGTCCTGGTGTGAAGCCGTGAATGTGCGTTATCAAAAGTATGCGCATCGAACCGATTTACCCTGTGGCAGTACAATTGGTCCGTTGACTTCTGCCAGGCTGGGAATTAACACGGTAGATGTGGGTAATCCTATGTGGGCCATGCACAGTCTTAGGGAAAGTGCCGGGGTTGAAGATCATGCTGCAATCATTGAAGTTATGAAATGGTTTTTTCTGCATTGA
- a CDS encoding EAL domain-containing protein, whose product MRLSQWREMYYRYINKSSIKQKFSFVTFGTFSILLLLNCSFMEIKDLANIRTSTIEGLEAVAANIGFHSGSALNLDDRVVVEENLRVSKGLDYIDQICIYDTNGNVYSRLAKRASALVFCPVYSDVSQSVLGWFKVTISSPIQFENKTVGLVFIEADLGHLYWGQLNVFYCILGILAGASVFTYLLSLYLNKNIILPIGRLVKTLKKISIDKNYELRAHKSNNDEVGLLIDTFNGMLATVDRQNKALVEARNRYLLLFDDNPSMIFNIEEEGGIISVNKFGARQLSQTANRLHGFSLFDFVHPDDRNEMQHVLNMCTAELDKVHKLELRLICVDKKVIWVRGAIRSTRQSNGKVNVLLVCEDITETRKLNEKIAHQARHDELTGLLNRSEFDRQIQQALLSAHNNRTEYALCYLDLDQFKVVNDTCGHIAGDELLRQLGALLKKQIRQDDLLARLGGDEFGILMRGCLLSQAYNACEKIRNAVQNFQFAWEDRLFRVGISIGIASINSISGNSIESLKEADAACYAAKEKGRNRVHVFRPNDQELASRQGEMQWVEKIQQGIINNRFCLFGQPIVPIDSREEGLHFETLIRYQDADGHIIPPGAFLTAAERYNLAAELDKWVISTLFEWMAKTPGFIENLAMCSVNLSGLSLSDETMLDFISEQFNKWKIPTHCICFEITETAAIASLSNATHFIRTLKQEGCFFSLDDFGSGLSSFAYLKNLPVDFLKIDGLFVKDIVDDKVDLAMVRSINEVGHVMDKKTIAEFVENDEILNILKQLGVDYAQGYGIGKPVPLSKL is encoded by the coding sequence GTGCGATTAAGTCAATGGCGAGAAATGTATTATCGCTATATCAATAAATCAAGTATCAAACAAAAATTTTCTTTTGTCACATTTGGTACTTTCAGTATTCTTTTGCTACTGAACTGCAGTTTTATGGAAATAAAGGACTTGGCAAACATAAGGACATCAACAATTGAAGGTCTGGAAGCTGTTGCTGCCAATATAGGTTTTCATAGCGGTTCAGCGCTCAATTTGGACGATAGGGTGGTGGTTGAGGAAAATCTTCGGGTTAGTAAAGGGTTGGACTACATAGACCAAATTTGCATTTATGACACGAATGGGAATGTTTATAGCCGTTTGGCAAAAAGAGCCTCAGCATTGGTTTTTTGTCCCGTTTATTCAGATGTTAGTCAAAGTGTTTTGGGTTGGTTCAAAGTCACTATTTCATCGCCAATTCAATTTGAGAATAAAACAGTAGGGCTGGTCTTTATAGAAGCTGATCTTGGTCATTTGTATTGGGGTCAGCTTAACGTTTTTTATTGCATTCTTGGTATCCTCGCGGGAGCCAGCGTTTTCACCTATCTATTATCATTATATTTAAATAAGAACATTATTTTACCTATCGGTCGATTGGTAAAGACACTCAAAAAAATCAGCATTGATAAAAACTACGAACTGCGTGCTCATAAAAGTAATAATGATGAGGTCGGACTGTTAATCGATACCTTTAACGGTATGTTGGCTACGGTTGACAGGCAGAACAAAGCCCTGGTTGAAGCCAGAAACCGGTATCTTCTTTTATTTGATGATAACCCATCAATGATATTCAATATTGAAGAAGAAGGTGGGATCATATCAGTCAACAAATTTGGGGCCCGTCAATTAAGTCAAACTGCAAACCGCTTACATGGGTTTTCACTTTTTGACTTTGTACATCCGGATGACCGTAATGAAATGCAACACGTCTTAAATATGTGTACCGCCGAGCTGGATAAAGTTCACAAGCTGGAATTGAGGCTAATCTGTGTTGATAAAAAAGTCATCTGGGTTAGAGGTGCCATCCGATCTACCCGGCAAAGCAATGGAAAAGTGAATGTTTTACTGGTTTGCGAAGATATTACTGAGACAAGAAAGCTTAACGAAAAAATTGCGCATCAGGCTAGACACGATGAATTGACCGGATTACTGAATCGTAGCGAATTCGACAGGCAAATTCAGCAAGCCTTGCTTTCTGCCCATAACAATAGAACTGAGTATGCCCTGTGCTACCTTGATTTGGATCAGTTTAAGGTAGTTAATGATACCTGCGGACATATTGCGGGAGATGAATTGCTCCGGCAGTTGGGCGCCTTGTTAAAAAAACAGATCCGCCAGGATGATTTATTGGCCCGTTTGGGTGGCGACGAATTTGGCATTTTGATGCGCGGTTGTTTGTTGTCACAGGCTTACAACGCCTGTGAAAAAATTCGCAATGCGGTACAGAATTTTCAATTCGCTTGGGAAGATCGTCTTTTCAGAGTGGGAATCAGTATTGGCATAGCCAGCATTAACAGCATCAGCGGTAACAGTATTGAGTCGCTAAAAGAGGCTGATGCGGCCTGTTATGCCGCCAAAGAAAAAGGCCGTAACCGGGTGCATGTGTTCAGACCCAATGACCAGGAGTTGGCCTCACGGCAGGGTGAAATGCAATGGGTTGAAAAAATTCAGCAAGGAATTATCAATAACCGGTTTTGTCTTTTTGGTCAGCCCATCGTGCCGATTGATAGCCGTGAAGAAGGTTTGCATTTTGAAACATTGATTCGCTATCAGGACGCCGATGGTCACATTATTCCACCCGGTGCATTTTTAACGGCCGCGGAACGCTACAATCTGGCCGCCGAATTGGATAAATGGGTCATTTCCACGTTATTTGAATGGATGGCTAAAACACCCGGATTTATCGAAAACTTGGCTATGTGTTCGGTCAATTTGTCCGGGCTATCGCTATCCGATGAAACCATGCTCGACTTCATATCGGAGCAATTTAACAAATGGAAGATTCCTACTCATTGTATTTGTTTTGAAATAACCGAAACGGCGGCAATTGCCAGTTTGTCCAATGCGACCCACTTTATCAGGACGTTAAAACAAGAGGGCTGTTTTTTCTCGTTGGATGATTTTGGAAGCGGATTGTCATCGTTTGCTTATTTAAAGAATTTGCCTGTCGATTTTCTCAAGAT